The segment GTCACACAAACTCCTTCATCATCGGCACAGAGACTCTCTTCAACACCATAGACAAAAAACAAATCAAGGTTCAGAGCATTCACGTGTACTTTCTGTTATGACGCTATTTTGACTACCAAAATATATCTAGAATAACCTTCGGGTTTTTCTGTCGTACGTGACAAAACATGATCTGCACACAATCGCAGTTATTCTTCTATTGCCACATCACCGTCACTTTAACTGTCATAATTTACCTGAAGCTGTTAGTGTAACTGCTTAATAATGACATGAATCAGCGCGTGCCTGCCAGGTTTCTCTGTAAAGATGCTTTGAATCAGTTTACACCGGAAAATGTGCTTCACTGAACCGAAGAAGTCTCTCCTAAATCTCTCAAGAAAAACGAGGCAATGTGTAAGGACGAGAGAGTCGCTTTAAAATAATGGACATTCTCGATAACTGGTCAAAAGACCTGAATGATTTGATTATATTTCACAGTCTTACCTGCGGGCTGTTAACCCGACAGCACACTCCATCTGGCTTACGCTATTTGACGTCTGCTAACTTCCGGAACATTTTCAGCCATGTGACTCAGACTAGCGGTATAGCAAGCTCACCGGGACAAGGCAAAAAAGGATTGGGAAATGGAGCACTTACTGAAGCCATCCTCAGAAAATCTTGTACAAAAAACGTCCTCGTCGCCAATTTGTTATGTCTTAATGTAGACAAGACGCTGGAGACCGTAGTTTCCTTTCAGTAACATTTATTAACAGCACTAACACATTCGGGATCATATCTCTACTTCTTCTTCCTATATACCTCCACACAACTCAAGAAGCCCGAGCGCCATCCAGTGGTGCATTATTGGAACAACACCACAAAATGcatctcggagacgtctgtATGTCTGTAAAACATCTTAGAAATAGCAGTTtcacatccattctaaatcataaccATCTTATAgagacagcagacgtctccgagacgtattgcagatgagcaagcTGTGTATTGCAGACGTcttgcagacgtcaaatagacgtatgCCAGATGGAGTGGGCTATCAGTGTACGGTTGCCAAGCAACAGTGACAGGTGAAATATCATCCAAAATAATGACCCAAATGTGCACGCACGTTTTTTAAACACTAGAAGACACTAGAGCTGATATAATTGATTTCTTTTATCCATTTGATTTCTTTGATATGTTGATCTTTTCCCACCTATTCGGTATCTGTTTGATCCATTTGTTCTATTTCAGGCAACAGCTCAACTGATGGATGGCAAGATTGTGATTGAGATGGAAAAATTCACACATGTGAGAGAGATTGAGGGAGAGGACATGATAGAGGTCAGACGAACATTATCTACTCTTCGTTTTATGTTTAtgccttattttttattaatgtaacaAAATTTAAAGCATAAAGtgtctttttgttgttgtttgttccAGACAATTACTTGTGGAAGTGCAAAACTCATCCGGAGAAGCAGACGCATTTAATTTGACTGCTGTTTCCTACACCATCCAACTGAAATAATACATGATTTTGTCTCGTGTAACCATGTTTGGTACTGTTAAATCAGTGCTTCACTAAGGCTTTCAGTTGATCAGTGTTTGTGCATTAAACACGTGTCCAAATGTTTTCGTTTTACTTGATGTCATCATTGTCTAACAAACGGAGCCCTTCTTCACACGTGGGTGAACGAACGTGGACATAAAACAGTTCTCTTGTCTGTCTGCAGTACTGGAGTCTGTCTGTAGGGGCGCTGTCGTGCTTTGAGTGTTTGTGATTCTGCAGTAGTGAGTAAAAGCGTCTGGGATTAGCGCGTGTAGCGCGTGAGACTTTTAGCACGTTAAAGACCGAAAAGTGTCGTTTGCAATCCTTAAAGGTCAAATATTCATCATGTCTCGATACATGAGGCCGCCCAACACGTCACTCTTCGTCCGAAATATTTCCGACGAGTCTCGGTAAGAGAAACTTTTGATTTGGTTGACGAATTTGCTCGAATTGTATAGCCTGAAAGCTAACGTTATTTTTTAATCcatcttttttttactaaaggTGTTATGCTTTGGTTTATGTAATCGTTATTTTAGCTGGCtttgtgcattttaaagatCGTCGCCTTGTTTTTGATAACGTTAAGTGCTTAGATTAGTAATAGTTGTGTCATCGTTTTATTAATAGAATGATTAATTTACTATTCCTGCTACTGTAATGTGTATCTCATGTATctattaaattttttattaTGACCTCACCCAAATGTTTATATTACTCCTGAAGAAATACAACATGATTGAAGTTATTGCTAGATGAATGCTGCTGTTTATTATCATGATGTAAAGTTCTGTGATGTCGCAGTGTTTCATGTGACGTTATTTGTCCTCCTAAGACCTTTGAAATGCACTGATGTCATTTTTACCGAATCTCTAGTCACTTAGCGAGCTGCATAACTGGCATGGAAGTGAAAAGctcagtgcattctgggatactGTACAGTGGTTGTAATCCAGAAATATGTATATTCATACGCACTTCAGACCGTCACCACGTCCCCCATGAACATGTACTAAACATTCATTGTTTTCGGTGTCCAGACCAGAGGACCTGCGCAGAGAGTTTGGCCGATATGGCCCCATTGTTGATGTCTACGTTCCTCTGGACTTCTATTCACGGCGACCCAGAGGATTCGCATACATTCAATatccttttcatttcaaattcaGTTGCAGCCTCTGTCCTAAAGGCTCTTGGACTTCGGTTTATGGCAGAAGCGCACTACACTACACTTATTTCTAACCTTTATTTCTCTGTTGTTGCCTCAGACTGTGTAAAGGTGTCCAGTCGTGGAGCCCGGCACAAAGACAGAGTTAAGAGCCCGGTGTAGTGTAGGACTAAAGCCCAGCCATCAGCGTCCATGCGAGAAAGAAAGATTGCTACTGACAGAAAGGCAAAAGTGCATAAAGAAATTTAAAGCCTGAAGAGACAAAGAGGAAAAGAGGCGATCCGGTGGGCTGCAAGCGCTCGGGTTTGAGAGGCAAAGGTACCAGGCAATTCAAGGGTCGTCTTGGTGGCATTTTAAAGAGCGTAAAGATCAAGGTCAAGGTAACATCTTGTATCCTACACCATTCAGGACCTTCTTTTTATTGACATTACAAACAAATAGTTGCCTGAAACCTGAAGTTGTTCTTGTGAGGAGTCGTTGAAGGACTGCAGTCAGCATATGCCATTATTTGGTCTGTTTGAAGATGTCTTGTCCAGTCCGTGAATGTTGTGATGATGAGAAACCTTAACAGCACAGCATGTTTGAAGATGTCCGTGACGCTGAAGATGCTTTGCACAATCTAGACCGAAAATGGGTGTGTGGACGACAAATCGAGATCCAGTTTGCGCAGGGAGATCGAAAGAGTGAGTTCTGAAATCACACAattacattttgagtttacagcCGAGTCTTTTGCTTAATCTGATATAACTGTTTTTCATTCATAGCTCCTGGTCAGATGAAATCTAAAGAGAGACACTCCCCACGTTCCTCTCGATATGACGACAGCGATCGAGACGGTAGACGCAGACGCTCGCGCAGCCGCAGCAACAATAGACGCAGATCCAGCAGCCCGTCCTACGAGAGGCGCTACAGGAGATCCGAGAGTCCCAAAGAGTGAGTCTGTGTGCGCTGTGATGTCACAATGttaactagggctgggcgattaaTCGAAAAGTAATCGAAACCGACATTAGGAAGCTCTAACCGACGTAATTTTCCAATGTCGGTTATTTCGattactttccctttaatatccATGTCGACGCGTGCCGCTATACCTCACTTTTTTCTTATCAGAGCAAAAGAGACTTAAAATATTCAATTTATTTTGGGCATACACATATATTTAAGACATTATTAGAAACTGTAAGTTGTCTACTTTTACGTGTGTACGCTTACAATAACATCAAAGGGGCGTTATCAGCTGTCTCCACCCGCTCACAGAAGTCATTTCTGAAATGCGTCACTGATCCAAAACTCTGCAAATActtatcacacaaacatgaaacgtATGTCTAAGAAAGCTTAAGATGTCTACTTTTAAATGACCCAATTCAAATGGAAATCAGATattctgtgtttatgtaatatgcgTGAAAGATACGAGACAGTTGATACGAGACATTCTTCCAGGTCTGCTCCCGTTTAGTAATCACAAGACTTTTAGTCCAAAAATGGGCATATTGTGAGAAATATAGATATACTGAAACgcgtttacttcatatttctttagCCAGACTGGTGAGGTTTAAGCTCCGTTCAACTATTAAAAACTCCCGTCTGTTTCTTTCACGTGACTGCTCTTATGACTGCAGGACTGGTGTCTCCAGGC is part of the Triplophysa rosa linkage group LG16, Trosa_1v2, whole genome shotgun sequence genome and harbors:
- the fabp10b gene encoding fatty acid-binding protein, liver, encoding MAVDYSGTWRLYEQENAEEFLRAMSVPVLFFKMINEVKPITTIHHNGNEFTICVKSAVRSHTNSFIIGTETLFNTIDKKQIKATAQLMDGKIVIEMEKFTHVREIEGEDMIETITCGSAKLIRRSRRI